The stretch of DNA GCGCCACCGGTTTCGGCTATCAGGTGGCCAGGCAGTTCGGCCATGAATTGCTGCCGACCCGCGCGGGCCTGGTGCCGTTCACCATCACCGATCAGCTCAAGGAACTGTGCACCGAGCTGTCCGGGACGTCGGTGGATTGCCTGGTCAGCTGCAACGACCAGAGCTTTCGCGAGAACATTCTGTTCACTCACCGGGGCCTCAGCGGCCCGGCGATTCTGCAGATCTCGTCGTTCTGGGAACCGGGCGACACCGTGGAGATCAACCTGCTGCCAGACCACGACACAACCGCATGGCTGCAACAGCAAGTGGCCGAACGCCCGAACAGCGAACTGAAAACCCTGCTCGGCGAGATCTTTACCAAGAAGATGGCCAACCTGCTGGCGGACAACTGGTTCGTCTCCAAACCGATGAAGCAGTACACCCATGCCGAACTGGCGCAGATCGCCGACAAGCTGGGCAGCTGGAAAGTCGTGCCGGCGGGGACTGAAGGTTACCGCACTGCCGAAGTCACCCTCGGTGGCGTCGATACCCGCGAAGTGTCGTCCAAGACCATGGAATCGCTGAAAAGCCCGGGGCTGTATTTTGTCGGCGAAGTGCTCGACGTCACCGGGCATCTGGGCGGCTTCAACTTCCAGTGGGCCTGGGCCTCCGGTTACGCGGCCGCCCAGTACGTCTGATCCAACACAAATCAAAACTGTGGGAGCGGGCTTGCTCGCGAATGCGGTGGATCAGTCGACATTAATGTTGAATGACACCCCGCTTTCGGGAGCAAGCCCCCTCCCACAGTTGTTAAGCGTGATGCAGTAAGGAACACTTTTTGCTGTCAGATGTGATCGGCGCCATTGCGTCGGCGTCATTACTGGCTCAATTTAGCGGCATCGCCTCGGAAGGCCTTCGCACTTCATGTCCTCGACCTCGTTTCGTCAGTCTTTGCGGCG from Pseudomonas sp. P8_229 encodes:
- a CDS encoding NAD(P)/FAD-dependent oxidoreductase, producing MRSTEVVIIGAGAAGLMCALTAAGRGREVLLLDHANKAGKKILMSGGGRCNFTNMYTEPGNFLSHNPHFCKSALARYTQWDFIGMVGKHGVPYHEKKLGQLFCDNKSSDILGMLLEECDQVGVELHLDTSIQTIEKVENGYLLDTTLGQLQCQSLVIATGGLSIPTLGATGFGYQVARQFGHELLPTRAGLVPFTITDQLKELCTELSGTSVDCLVSCNDQSFRENILFTHRGLSGPAILQISSFWEPGDTVEINLLPDHDTTAWLQQQVAERPNSELKTLLGEIFTKKMANLLADNWFVSKPMKQYTHAELAQIADKLGSWKVVPAGTEGYRTAEVTLGGVDTREVSSKTMESLKSPGLYFVGEVLDVTGHLGGFNFQWAWASGYAAAQYV